ACTATGCGATTGCAACTCGCGCTCCGGAAAACACGGGCGAACAGTTGCTTTCGATCCTTGAGCGTCGGCTCGACAATATCGTCTTCCGGCTGGGCTTCGCGGTTTCCCGCAAGGGTGCTCGTCAGCTTGTGACCCATGGTCACATTCTGGTGAACGGCCGCAAGTGCAACATCCCGAGCGCCCTGGTGAAAGTCAACGACACCATCACGGTGAAGATGCGTCCCAGCAGCTTGGAACTCGTGCGAAACTCGCTGGCGGATCAAGCTGGCCGTCGGGTTCCCGACTTCCTGGAAGTGGCTGCCGGTGAAAATCCCGAAGGTCGCATGCTCCGGCTGCCAACTCGCCAGGATGTTGACCCGAACATTCGTGAAATCCGCGAACAGCTCATCATTGAAATTGCCACTCGTTAATCGCTGGTTTGTTCGGTTCCGCTGGTGTTGGTCAGACCGGGAGGCTTCTCGAGATGCGGATCAAGTGGCGTGGTTTGGAGTTGCCGAGTCGCGTGGTCGCGGATCGGCAGTACCTTTCCGACACCTAT
This DNA window, taken from Tuwongella immobilis, encodes the following:
- the rpsD gene encoding 30S ribosomal protein S4, with amino-acid sequence MARNLDPSCKKCRREQVKLFLKGSRCYGQKCPIDKGALPPGMHGARRSKQSEYGIRLREKQKLKLFYGLLERQFRRYYAIATRAPENTGEQLLSILERRLDNIVFRLGFAVSRKGARQLVTHGHILVNGRKCNIPSALVKVNDTITVKMRPSSLELVRNSLADQAGRRVPDFLEVAAGENPEGRMLRLPTRQDVDPNIREIREQLIIEIATR